The sequence ATATATTAACACAAGTGCTCACcgccaaaaaagaagaaaaaaaaaagaagtatgcGCACCTCACAGATCGCTGAACTGTTTCTGCAACGTAGGATTTATGCAGGCAAATATTGATTTCTTCTTCGGCTTTGTGCCGAATAGGAAGTTCCGCAATGGCACTCTTGTTCTAGTCGGGAAGTGTTTGAATTGGCTGTGGTAGCTGGTGCTGCTGCTTTCTTCCTCCACCAAAGATGACCTCCTGCATGAAAGATCAAAGCTCTCACGCAGCTTCTGCAAGCCGTCATTGACCTTGCCTTCAAGTTCTCTCATGCGCTTCAGTGCTGACTGTAACTCCCTCTCGATCTTACCACTAGACTGTTGCATGTTCAGTACCTCCCCTTGAAACTTGGCTGCTTCGTATGGTGTAAACCTACCACCATCAGTCTCTGCGCTAGCACGCAAGGCTTCAGCTATCTCCTCCTGCAATCTGCAAAGAGACATGGTTTTGAGCTGCAGGTCTTGATCAAGAAGTGCATTCTGTTCAAACCATACATCCAGTTCAGTTCTTAGCTCTCTCAACTTCTTTTCAGCAGGATCAGACTCGGCTGCAGCATCAGGTTCTCCTGTCTTCTTAACTTCAAAATCCCCCATTCCCTTTTGTAGCTCCTGATATTTGCTGTCAAAGTCCTGCATGCGGTGGCAAGCCATGCTAAACCTTACCAAGAACTGCAAGTTTTCCTCAACCAGAGCATCAATCTCAGATCTGAACTTCACTTCGAAAGGTGAAGTATTCTTCCGTACACCAGTGTGTCTTACATCGATTCCCTCCAGCACAGAAATTTCTGTGTCCAAAGGATGATTTGATCTGTTAAAACCCATTTTACTATGTGTGGATGATATATCTTCTGAAGGATCCAGGAGATCTCTTAGGGACTGGATCTCAACATATTTCATGGAATTTGCATTCCTCAACTCCCTTATTACTGTCTTTGTCTCTTCGGGATGTTgctcatttttcttttccaattcAGCAAGCCTTCTCTTTGTTTCTTTATAGTTCCGGAGAATTAAAGTGTAGTCGTCTAGCAATGATGCTTCTCTACCTTCAATGCCATCAAGGAGAAACTCCTGCCAGCTAGGTGCATCTCTTTCTGCAACCAAACTAGAATTGACGCGCAAGCTCATGCTTCCAGGCTTGCTCAAGGTACTTGCTTGTCTTGTATGTTCTCTGCCATCCGAACTTCTCGTCTCTAGCTCACCATGAGGAATGCAACTAGCAATATTGTTTGATTTTGTTGTTACTTTGGGTACTTGCTGATACACTCTTGACGAATGTGCATCCACAAGTTCACTAGTCTTCAAATCCTGTATGCTGTTCATATGCTCTAATGAAGTGCGGCCACCTTTCTCAGATGAGTCAACTTTGCTGCCTCCATTCAAACTTTTCATAGTTTCTGGGGCAATCAGCTGACCATCTTGTTTTGGCCATTCTTCAACAGATATTGCTTCTTCAGTATGACATAATTCCAGTCTCATATCTGCATCACTGAAACAACTATTAGAAACTTTGGGTAATGAGATTTCTTCAGTGGTGCTTCCATCACTCAAACTATGTTGGTTTGTAGAACCAACCAAATTAACATATCCAGGTGTTTTTAGTGATTTGTCATCTCTGAGTTCTTCCTGGATCAAGCTGTTCCCAGACATAGAATTTTCATCGCCACCAATCCTTAAGCCTTGTATTCTCTTGCTGCCTCCGAATGAATTCACAGTAACAACCACTGATGACCCTTTCTCATCGGAGTCACTTTTATTGGTTAAAGTATCTAAACATTCTGAGTGTGGGAGGTGAGTCTGACTTATTACCGTTGGTGGATGTTCACCTTTCAAACTTTCCCCTTGAGCAGAGTTGTCAATAACATCATTTCCTATGTCTCTATATTTCTTCGTATTACCTGATGGGCTGCAATCTATTTTGCCTTCACATGCGTTGTTAAAACCATTTTCTTTGCCTGGAATAACAATTCGATCAATGTTATTGCTAGCTTGTATTGACCTTTTATCCATCAAGTCTTCTTGGATTAAGCGATTTTCACTTTGAAAGTTTTCCTCGTTGCCATTCTTACAGTCATCAATGCCATCAGTACCATCTAGTGAATCATGACCCTCAACTCCTGAGGCATCTTCTTTTCTACACCTGTCTCTGCCCAAATTATCATCTGTAGTTGCTTCCTCTGTACCCCTGAATTCTTCTTCTGGCAGTGAGGTGCTGATATCATCTGATGTTATTTCCCCATCATTTTCAACTGCAGCTAATAAACTAGTCATGTCCTCTGGATCAATAGATCCAAAGGCCTTTGAGATATTAGTGATGCAACTAACAACTTCAGAAAAGACTGTGCTAACAAGAACTTCTTCCTCAATAACAGATCTTTCAAGAGCCTTGACTCTGTTCAACTCATCTTCTGCTAACTTGAGCTGTTCACTTAAGTCACTTGGATCATCTCGAAGTGCTATCTCATCTTGTAGATCATCCAACCTATCTTTGAGGCTATCATTATCTTCCTTCAGCTGCTTGATTTGAGCGGACTGCTTTGGGAATTTGAGCTCCAAGTTCATGACCTTATCAACAAGCTCATCAACTCTCTCTGCCATCTCCTGCACAACAGATTCAGAGTTGAGCTCAAAAAACCTTTcgattttttcatatataggcTGCAGCTCCAGTATTTCCTGAGTATTAGGATAAACTCTATTTTTCACTGCGATGTTTGTTGTGCCAACTTCTCCCTTAGACGGGTCAATGATGTAGTTCATAGCATACAGTTTTTGTCGGAGATAATTTACTTTTTCAGACTCCCCTGCTGCAACCCTGACTAACTCttcaaatattttcacaagATTAGCTACTGTGCCTTGACAAGATCTAAGAGCTGTAATGGTCATCAGGGCACGGGCTTCATCATCCTCGATGGACGCATGTGCATCAAACTCATTTTGGATGTGGCATACCTGGTCCTGCATATCTGCAATCTGCTTCTCGATCTCCCGATACTTGGTAATCCCAGTCTCGTAAGAGCTCTTAACGAATTCTTTCTCGGTTTGCAGGACAAGTATAGCCTTTTGAAGTGTGTCGATCTCTTGTTGCGCATTCTGTTTGGTGAAGTGAGGAGCACAGGGGCGCGCATGTCCTTTTGGGTTCAAAACCTCCTGTACAGTAGTAGTGGATTCCTGTATTCTGATGGGTGTGAATTCAGCATCGTCTTGTTCTTGTAACAAGGAGACGTCGTGTTGTGGGCATGCAGTAGCAATGGTGTGGTTGGCCTTATGCAGCTCCTTGGATAAGTGGTCGTAGCGTTCAACGAGAGCTCTGTAGGCCCTGTAAACCTCTTCCACATGGTTAATCACCTCTGGCCTCCTGCGGTAGTACATCTCGGCTCTCTTGCCGAACGTATCGGCTTCCTCTCCCAGGAGCTTGAGCATGATCTTGACTCTGGTTTCCATCTCTGCGTGCGCCAAAATAATAGTACTCTCATCTAGTGTAGTGACTACAAAGGGGGATCACATCACATCCCTAACAAGTAGTAAGACTAAGAAAGGGGGATCGAAGCGGAAACAAACCTTGGAGATTGGCGTCGAGCCATTTGGACTGCGTGGTGCGGATGTGGCTCGCCCACCACCACGAGTAGGCATTGCTTGCCGCCCGCTGCAGCATCCGCCGCAACCACagcgcgacgccgacgaggatcGATCTATGGCTgcctgctactgctactgctagtGCTACacggatagatagatagatagatcgaGATCGCCTTCGATTTCTTTGACCCAACTTGCTTTCTTTACAACTACTATACTACTAGTACGGTGGAGTAGTATATAATCGGAGTTCTTCTTGGCATAATCAAAGCTGAAATCGAACACATCTCATCTCTcaagaaaataaaggaaaaggaagggaggatCATCTcaaaagagaggggaaagaaacgaagaaagaaggaaaaggaaaaggtagTAACGCAAAGAGAGGGGAGACGCACGCGACGCGACGCAACGCGCACGTCGGTCCCAATGCCAAAGCCCAGTCAATTAATTAGTCAATCGCATCAGTCCGCAGCCCACGTCAACGCGGCGCGGCCTTCCCATCTCCACGGCCCTTTCGACGTTGACGTTGTCTGGTCGGTTCCGTTTGAGGACctgacggcgacgcgacgcgttCATCGGTTCCTCCACGTTATGGCCATGGGCCAGCAGCCCAGCGCTAAACAGGAATTTATCCTCTTTGTTTGTTCTCCCTCCgttgacttacattgtgaaacggaggaagtaggacTTATCTTTTTTACTTGTGCTGGTACTTATTgatgaattttcaactttaaatttgtaactcattttgagattttttaatcaaaatttatttttcaacctttgcttttagatggttaagaacacgtatataaaaattttattcataaatcatttctcgtttgtaaatatgccgtttcACCATCccacgaataagcgaaacgatgggaaTACCATCTCTCCAACCGAGTTTAGCCTCCATTGAAAATATATTCTCTCGAAATAAACTATAGAGGTGAAACCGGGTTTAGGCTGTGTTATTTAGTCTACTTTTCCAATTTCACATTCCTCATTTTTACACGCACACTTCCCCAACTACtcaacagtgtgttttttttaaaaaaaatctatagaaaagttgttttaaaaaaaatcatattatttcaTTTTCCAAGTTTTATAGCAAATACTTAACTAAACATGCGCTAAACTGTCACTTCGTTTTGTGTGCAACGAGGGAAGTGCTCCCAACTATAACTGGAGAACACAGACTGCTCCACAACTCTGCTCCGGATCCTGATTTAGTGGTTAGAGCACTATCAAACAAACCCTAAATGAGGAGCCAATACCATATTCCAACCGATGATTTTAACCATGCCAATCCTATGGGTGCAAACGAGTGTTACTTGGTGGTACTGCATCTCCTTGGTATTTGATGGTGGGAGAAAATTGTCATTGTGCCATTTTTGATATGGGATTTCACTAAAATGGTAATTTGAAATATGGTCTCGTTGAAATGACACTATCAAAGGAGACCAACTTGACATGCCATTTTCTCTATTTTCAacaatttctttctttgttgGCAGTTTGGCACATGCACACTGGCCTTTATGCCCATGGCATATTCCTTTACAAGCCTGAGAAAGCGGATagatcctctcctctctccatgAACTCGATCTCGTCGCCACCACGTGTCACCCAGCACATGCACCACCTTCTCCCACCGTCGCCGCAAGCGCAACCACACATCGATCTAGGAACCGATTAGCGAGCCTTAGGGCCTTATTGACGCAGATGTCGCCGCCCATGCTGCATCAGGTACCCCGTTGCAGCCCATCGCCtcggccaccggcgacggcacATTCACTCCATGCTTGTACCACGTGCACCATCGATATCGACGGACGACGCCGAGAGGCGGGACATGAAGAAGATCCTTCGACATGGCTGAGCTCATCGACACGGGGTGAACGGGTAGCTGATGTCGGCCGTGGCAAAGTCGAGATCTGTGACGTTAGATGACCAAGCTACCTTGGGGCACCCTGAGAGGGAGCGCCAACGCTGGTGGCACCCCATCCCCCGTTGTTACAGCCAGCCGTGCAACGACATAATGAGCTTGGCCCCTTCCCGGGCGATGGCTAATCGGGAGGAGCGTGAGATCTTGTCTCGGTCGACGGCTGTGGCCCGCCACGACCACTACTACCGACCACACGGGTTTTTTTGTCAGGTCAACATGGAAaatgtcgacgggtgatacccgtagaccggatatagaggatATTGGGGTAtgctggtacaaggatctacgtaatacgacatcaagcggACAGAAAACGaaaattatactggttcaggccccttgataggtaatagccctaatctagttgatatgggattatatgatagaaatcacaggttacaaagggaatgatggaactcgatgataccggcgagatcgtaatcgagttggttcgactagatctcccggcgacttggctccagTGGGCttcgacttcgtaggctgtggtggttgtgttggctATATGATTCGATCCCTTAAGTTCtcccgggggtcccttttatatcgcaggtcaggcggttcccaagtaggactcgaagacatcggaccctgcacGATACATTGATGACCCAGTcttatccgagtaggactctttccatctACAAACTCCGTGAAGGATTCCCTTAATGTATACAGAGAACGTCCATATACGCGCAAGcatgccatatcgatatgtgacgtatatcgaagggtaaagggtatgccttacccgtaaccctgacagtagcctccgacttctgcttaaatgaactcgtgtaaccgATTACGACTTCTGGTGTCGAGGCTGTTGTCGTTCTCGGTGCGAAGACCGTAGAGACAAGACGTAATCGACAACACTAtgtgaagcccaacggtcatgagtgagtTTAAACTGAAGTTCGAAAAACTGTCGCGCGTAAcagacccagaaatttccggcgggcatccctctttcctttccttggaattcgcaccgtcggaaaTGAGTCTATTTAAGAGGATTTTGGGGACCCATTTTGAAGTCTGCCTATTTATGAAGAAAAACTCTACAGCCTCCAAGCAttcctcgtcttctccgctcgCACATAAACCCTAGCTTGTTCATCCCGGTCCTTTCTCCTGTGATCTCCGACGGCGATGGACCTCGACAAGTCCACTTCAACCAGTGCGTCGctgaagaagttgcaggaggagggcgccctCCCCGGTCGCAGGACCATGGAGAGGGGACTAGGAGGTACTGAACTTGAACCTATCCTAGGCCGCATGGTTGCGGTAGAGGATTATATTCTTTGTGGCTTTTTCCCTCCACCTTCTAAGTTTCTCCTCCTcgttttgaatttctatggtctttctttgctccatctgaaccccaactccatcgccttcctcagtATCTTTTCACATctctgtgaggcctacattggggtagagccgtttctcGATCTCTTTCATTTTTACTACGagttgcgttggatggaatccaccagggtatctggatgtgttgggttccgacttcgggatggcctgaagtcacgctatatccccttccagtgcccctcttctCGTAGCAAGTGGCGAGCAagatggttctatcttcagatagagaaTTCGGATCCGATCTTTGCTGTTCCTGAGGAACAGCCAGATAAGGTTCCGTCTTGGACCGCCAAACCCTCCTTGACCCCCTCTCTTCAGTCCTTCATCGATGCCATCGATGACCTGCGAGTACGGggcttgtcggggtat is a genomic window of Oryza glaberrima chromosome 7, OglaRS2, whole genome shotgun sequence containing:
- the LOC127779028 gene encoding protein NETWORKED 2A-like isoform X1 yields the protein MLQRAASNAYSWWWASHIRTTQSKWLDANLQVTTLDESTIILAHAEMETRVKIMLKLLGEEADTFGKRAEMYYRRRPEVINHVEEVYRAYRALVERYDHLSKELHKANHTIATACPQHDVSLLQEQDDAEFTPIRIQESTTTVQEVLNPKGHARPCAPHFTKQNAQQEIDTLQKAILVLQTEKEFVKSSYETGITKYREIEKQIADMQDQVCHIQNEFDAHASIEDDEARALMTITALRSCQGTVANLVKIFEELVRVAAGESEKVNYLRQKLYAMNYIIDPSKGEVGTTNIAVKNRVYPNTQEILELQPIYEKIERFFELNSESVVQEMAERVDELVDKVMNLELKFPKQSAQIKQLKEDNDSLKDRLDDLQDEIALRDDPSDLSEQLKLAEDELNRVKALERSVIEEEVLVSTVFSEVVSCITNISKAFGSIDPEDMTSLLAAVENDGEITSDDISTSLPEEEFRGTEEATTDDNLGRDRCRKEDASGVEGHDSLDGTDGIDDCKNGNEENFQSENRLIQEDLMDKRSIQASNNIDRIVIPGKENGFNNACEGKIDCSPSGNTKKYRDIGNDVIDNSAQGESLKGEHPPTVISQTHLPHSECLDTLTNKSDSDEKGSSVVVTVNSFGGSKRIQGLRIGGDENSMSGNSLIQEELRDDKSLKTPGYVNLVGSTNQHSLSDGSTTEEISLPKVSNSCFSDADMRLELCHTEEAISVEEWPKQDGQLIAPETMKSLNGGSKVDSSEKGGRTSLEHMNSIQDLKTSELVDAHSSRVYQQVPKVTTKSNNIASCIPHGELETRSSDGREHTRQASTLSKPGSMSLRVNSSLVAERDAPSWQEFLLDGIEGREASLLDDYTLILRNYKETKRRLAELEKKNEQHPEETKTVIRELRNANSMKYVEIQSLRDLLDPSEDISSTHSKMGFNRSNHPLDTEISVLEGIDVRHTGVRKNTSPFEVKFRSEIDALVEENLQFLVRFSMACHRMQDFDSKYQELQKGMGDFEVKKTGEPDAAAESDPAEKKLRELRTELDVWFEQNALLDQDLQLKTMSLCRLQEEIAEALRASAETDGGRFTPYEAAKFQGEVLNMQQSSGKIERELQSALKRMRELEGKVNDGLQKLRESFDLSCRRSSLVEEESSSTSYHSQFKHFPTRTRVPLRNFLFGTKPKKKSIFACINPTLQKQFSDL
- the LOC127779028 gene encoding protein NETWORKED 2A-like isoform X2, encoding MLQRAASNAYSWWWASHIRTTQSKWLDANLQEMETRVKIMLKLLGEEADTFGKRAEMYYRRRPEVINHVEEVYRAYRALVERYDHLSKELHKANHTIATACPQHDVSLLQEQDDAEFTPIRIQESTTTVQEVLNPKGHARPCAPHFTKQNAQQEIDTLQKAILVLQTEKEFVKSSYETGITKYREIEKQIADMQDQVCHIQNEFDAHASIEDDEARALMTITALRSCQGTVANLVKIFEELVRVAAGESEKVNYLRQKLYAMNYIIDPSKGEVGTTNIAVKNRVYPNTQEILELQPIYEKIERFFELNSESVVQEMAERVDELVDKVMNLELKFPKQSAQIKQLKEDNDSLKDRLDDLQDEIALRDDPSDLSEQLKLAEDELNRVKALERSVIEEEVLVSTVFSEVVSCITNISKAFGSIDPEDMTSLLAAVENDGEITSDDISTSLPEEEFRGTEEATTDDNLGRDRCRKEDASGVEGHDSLDGTDGIDDCKNGNEENFQSENRLIQEDLMDKRSIQASNNIDRIVIPGKENGFNNACEGKIDCSPSGNTKKYRDIGNDVIDNSAQGESLKGEHPPTVISQTHLPHSECLDTLTNKSDSDEKGSSVVVTVNSFGGSKRIQGLRIGGDENSMSGNSLIQEELRDDKSLKTPGYVNLVGSTNQHSLSDGSTTEEISLPKVSNSCFSDADMRLELCHTEEAISVEEWPKQDGQLIAPETMKSLNGGSKVDSSEKGGRTSLEHMNSIQDLKTSELVDAHSSRVYQQVPKVTTKSNNIASCIPHGELETRSSDGREHTRQASTLSKPGSMSLRVNSSLVAERDAPSWQEFLLDGIEGREASLLDDYTLILRNYKETKRRLAELEKKNEQHPEETKTVIRELRNANSMKYVEIQSLRDLLDPSEDISSTHSKMGFNRSNHPLDTEISVLEGIDVRHTGVRKNTSPFEVKFRSEIDALVEENLQFLVRFSMACHRMQDFDSKYQELQKGMGDFEVKKTGEPDAAAESDPAEKKLRELRTELDVWFEQNALLDQDLQLKTMSLCRLQEEIAEALRASAETDGGRFTPYEAAKFQGEVLNMQQSSGKIERELQSALKRMRELEGKVNDGLQKLRESFDLSCRRSSLVEEESSSTSYHSQFKHFPTRTRVPLRNFLFGTKPKKKSIFACINPTLQKQFSDL